From one Triticum aestivum cultivar Chinese Spring chromosome 4B, IWGSC CS RefSeq v2.1, whole genome shotgun sequence genomic stretch:
- the LOC123091561 gene encoding bifunctional bis(5'-adenosyl)-triphosphatase/adenylylsulfatase FHIT has product MEEPPLYKFGPYKIDAREVFHATPLSYAMVNLRPLLPGHVLVCPKRVVKRFADLSSDETSDLWVTAKEVGAKLEQYHKASSITFAIQDGPQAGQTVAHVHIHVIPRKKGDFEKNDEIYDATDVKVKEKEMKEKLDLDVERKDRSMEEMAHEATEYLALF; this is encoded by the exons ATGGAAGAGCCGCCGCTGTACAAGTTCGGGCCGTATAAGATCGACGCGAGGGAGGTCTTCCACGCCACGCCCCTCTCCTACGCCATGGTCAACCTCCGCCCCCTCCTCCCTGGT CATGTCCTCGTGTGCCCCAAACGCGTGGTGAAACGATTTGCTGATCTAAGTTCTGATGAGACTAGTGATTTGTGGGTAACTGCAAAAGAAGTTGGTGCAAAGCTCGAGCAGTACCACAAAGCTTCTTCCATCACATTCGCGATTCAG GATGGTCCTCAGGCTGGCCAAACAGTTGCCCATGTCCACATCCACGTCATCCCCAGGAAGAAAGGAGATTTCGAGAAAAACGATGAAATATATGATGCG ACTGACGTGAAAGTGAAAGAGAAGGAAATGAAGGAGAAGCTTGACCTAGATGTCGAAAGAAAAGATAGAAGCATGGAAGAAATGGCTCATGAGGCCACCGAGTACCTCGCTCTTTTCTGA
- the LOC123091563 gene encoding uncharacterized protein, which produces MAHHVPSNSLILLLVLASIQAGRGATSRPSPAPAGYVPVRAVVYRSVALPAARVAAAGDEAPGGGRYEPFQLCMGCRCCAAAGSGSNASASSSCVDTRCCYAIDCNVPGKPFGVCAFSPRTCGCGADAGAGNNCTAT; this is translated from the coding sequence ATGGCGCACCACGTGCCATCCAACTCTCTCATACTTCTCCTGGTCCTCGCCTCCATCCAAGCCGGCAGAGGTGCGACGTCGCGTCCATCGCCGGCCCCGGCGGGATACGTGCCGGTTCGCGCCGTGGTGTACCGATCGGTGGCGCTCCCGGCCGCGAGGGTAGCCGCCGCCGGGGACGAGGCGCCGGGCGGAGGAAGGTACGAGCCGTTCCAGCTGTGCATGGGGTGCCGGTGCTGCGCGGCGGCAGGGAGCGGCAGCAACGCCAGCGCGAGCAGCTCATGCGTGGACACGCGGTGCTGCTACGCCATCGACTGCAACGTCCCCGGCAAGCCCTTCGGCGTCTGCGCCTTCTCCCCACGCACATGCGGCTGCGGCGCCGACGCCGGCGCCGGCAACAACTGCACCGCCACCTAG